From Lysobacter silvisoli, the proteins below share one genomic window:
- a CDS encoding alpha/beta fold hydrolase, with product MHELLLFSHANGFPAPVYRVLLDALAGQHRVVGPERIGHDPRYPVSADWPHLVDELVARIRAAAGDAPRIWLVGHSLGGYLSLLAAHALRDDALGARVAGVVMLDSPLIAGWRAQLVSLGRRTGLDNLLMPMRATLQRRKHWPDTQAVREHFLAKPAFARWDRRVLEDYVEHGTRARDDGSRELAFERETEFHIYRSLPTTALSDLAPQLRVPVSFVAGRRSRELRHAGHAATQRLVGTRWTWVDGSHLFPMERPLQTAQAIAELIERMRAPLPAVADAAMQAA from the coding sequence ATGCACGAGCTACTGCTGTTCTCCCACGCCAACGGTTTTCCGGCGCCGGTGTACCGCGTGCTGCTGGACGCGTTGGCGGGGCAGCACCGCGTCGTCGGTCCCGAGCGCATCGGCCACGATCCGCGCTATCCGGTCAGCGCCGACTGGCCGCACCTGGTCGATGAACTGGTCGCGCGCATCCGCGCCGCCGCCGGCGACGCGCCGCGGATCTGGCTGGTCGGGCATTCGCTGGGCGGCTATCTCAGCCTGCTGGCCGCGCACGCGCTGCGCGACGATGCGCTGGGCGCGCGCGTGGCCGGCGTGGTCATGCTGGACTCGCCGCTGATCGCCGGCTGGCGCGCGCAGTTGGTGAGCCTGGGCCGCCGTACGGGCCTGGACAATCTGCTGATGCCGATGCGCGCCACCCTGCAACGGCGCAAGCACTGGCCCGATACGCAAGCGGTGCGCGAGCACTTCCTGGCCAAGCCCGCGTTCGCGCGCTGGGACCGGCGGGTGCTGGAGGACTACGTCGAACACGGCACCCGCGCGCGCGACGACGGCTCGCGCGAACTCGCGTTCGAACGCGAGACCGAATTCCACATCTACCGCAGCCTGCCCACCACCGCGCTCAGCGACCTGGCGCCGCAGCTGCGCGTGCCGGTGAGCTTCGTCGCCGGCCGCCGCTCGCGCGAACTGCGCCACGCCGGCCACGCCGCCACGCAGCGCCTGGTCGGTACGCGCTGGACCTGGGTCGACGGCAGCCATCTGTTCCCGATGGAACGGCCGCTGCAGACCGCGCAGGCGATCGCCGAGCTGATCGAACGCATGCGCGCGCCGCTGCCGGCCGTGGCCGACGCGGCCATGCAGGCCGCCTAG
- a CDS encoding ArsR/SmtB family transcription factor, whose product MDLEGWSSRLKVFADATRVRLLALLEREELTVAELSAITRLAQPRVSTHLSKLKEAGLVRDRRAGVSAYYRFDEGALDQAQRALWQTLSTGSDDPLLRQDAERVAGVLSMRAADQNWADSVAGDMERHYSPGRTWEALARSAVPLLQPGDVLDIASGDGVLAELLAPHSRRYLCLDASTKVVAAASERLRRLDNVEVREGDMHALPFADRSFDLVVLMHALTYAEHPAQAVVEAGRVLRPGGRLLLTSLARHEHRGAVAAYGHVNLGFSEKELQKFVAKAGMELVSCETVTRERRPPHFEVIALIARKPIEKDMTARKPVDSDSDARKPSKKA is encoded by the coding sequence ATGGACCTGGAAGGCTGGTCGTCCCGACTCAAGGTATTCGCCGACGCCACCCGCGTGCGCCTGCTCGCCCTGCTGGAGCGCGAGGAGCTGACCGTGGCCGAGCTGTCGGCGATCACCCGGCTGGCCCAGCCGCGCGTGTCCACCCATCTGTCCAAGCTCAAGGAAGCCGGGCTGGTGCGCGACCGCCGCGCCGGCGTGTCGGCGTACTACCGTTTCGACGAGGGCGCGCTGGACCAGGCCCAACGCGCGCTGTGGCAGACCCTGAGCACCGGCAGCGACGACCCGCTGCTGCGCCAGGACGCCGAGCGCGTGGCCGGGGTGCTGTCGATGCGCGCCGCCGACCAGAACTGGGCCGACTCGGTGGCCGGCGACATGGAACGCCACTACTCCCCCGGCCGCACCTGGGAAGCGCTGGCGCGCTCGGCGGTGCCGCTGCTGCAGCCCGGCGACGTGCTCGACATCGCCTCCGGCGACGGCGTGCTGGCCGAGCTGCTGGCCCCGCACAGCCGCCGCTACCTGTGCCTGGACGCCAGCACCAAGGTCGTGGCCGCCGCCTCCGAGCGCCTGCGCCGGCTGGACAACGTGGAAGTGCGCGAGGGCGACATGCACGCCCTGCCCTTCGCCGACCGCAGCTTCGACCTGGTGGTGCTGATGCATGCGCTGACCTACGCCGAGCACCCGGCCCAGGCCGTGGTCGAGGCCGGCCGCGTGCTGCGCCCCGGCGGCCGCCTGCTGCTGACCAGCCTGGCCCGGCATGAGCACCGCGGCGCGGTCGCCGCCTACGGCCACGTCAACCTGGGTTTCAGCGAGAAGGAACTGCAGAAGTTCGTGGCCAAGGCCGGCATGGAGCTGGTCAGCTGCGAAACCGTGACCCGCGAGCGCCGGCCGCCGCACTTCGAAGTGATCGCCCTGATCGCGCGCAAGCCGATCGAAAAGGATATGACCGCGCGCAAGCCGGTGGACAGCGATAGCGACGCGCGCAAGCCCTCCAAGAAGGCCTGA
- a CDS encoding homocysteine S-methyltransferase family protein produces the protein MKTLPWLNPARAQALQDAIAARILVMDGAMGTMIQRHELDESAYRGERFAAGYDAQHVPDGHAHGEACGCSRDQRGNNDLLSLTRPEVIYGIHAEYLAAGADLIETNTFNSTTISLADYGLEHLAYELNAAGARLARQACDEAEARDPSKPRFVIGVLGPTSRTASLSPDVNRPGYRAVTFDELRIAYREATDGLIDGGADVIMVETIFDTLNAKAAVFAIEEAFEARGVRLPLMISGTITDASGRTLSGQTAEAFWYSLRHVQPLAIGLNCALGAKDLRVHVDVLSQVADAYVSAHPNAGLPNAFGGYDETPEDMAAVLREFADAGLLNLVGGCCGTTPAHIAAIAQTVQGLPPRALPRLEAAA, from the coding sequence ATGAAGACCCTGCCCTGGCTCAACCCCGCCCGCGCGCAAGCGCTGCAAGACGCGATAGCCGCGCGCATCCTGGTCATGGACGGCGCCATGGGCACCATGATCCAGCGCCACGAGCTGGACGAGAGTGCCTACCGCGGCGAACGCTTCGCCGCCGGCTACGACGCCCAGCACGTACCCGACGGCCACGCCCACGGCGAGGCCTGCGGCTGCTCGCGCGACCAGCGCGGCAACAACGACCTGCTCAGCCTGACCCGGCCCGAGGTGATCTACGGCATCCACGCCGAGTATCTGGCCGCCGGGGCCGACCTGATCGAGACCAACACCTTCAACTCGACCACGATCTCGCTGGCCGACTACGGCCTGGAGCACCTGGCCTACGAGCTCAACGCCGCCGGCGCGCGCCTGGCCCGCCAGGCCTGCGACGAAGCCGAGGCGCGCGACCCGTCCAAGCCGCGTTTCGTCATCGGCGTGCTCGGCCCGACCAGCCGCACCGCCTCGCTGAGCCCGGACGTGAACCGCCCCGGTTACCGCGCGGTCACCTTCGACGAGTTGCGCATCGCCTACCGCGAGGCCACCGACGGGCTGATCGACGGCGGCGCCGACGTGATCATGGTCGAGACGATCTTCGACACCCTCAACGCCAAGGCCGCGGTGTTCGCGATCGAAGAGGCCTTCGAAGCGCGCGGCGTGCGTCTGCCGCTGATGATCTCCGGCACCATCACCGACGCCTCCGGTCGCACCCTGTCGGGGCAGACCGCCGAGGCCTTCTGGTACTCGCTGCGCCACGTCCAGCCGCTGGCCATCGGCCTGAACTGCGCGCTCGGCGCCAAGGACCTGCGCGTGCACGTGGACGTGCTGTCGCAGGTCGCCGACGCCTACGTCAGCGCCCATCCCAACGCCGGCCTGCCCAACGCCTTCGGCGGTTACGACGAGACCCCCGAGGACATGGCCGCGGTGCTGCGCGAGTTCGCCGACGCCGGCCTGCTCAACCTGGTCGGCGGCTGCTGCGGCACCACGCCGGCGCACATCGCCGCGATCGCACAGACCGTGCAGGGCCTGCCGCCGCGCGCGCTGCCGCGCCTGGAAGCGGCGGCGTGA
- a CDS encoding SlyX family protein yields MSTGATDSGLEQRVVELENRLAFQEHALSELSDALAAARSEEARNALLMHRALEELRQLRLAVSSGGPGLGDATSEPPPPHY; encoded by the coding sequence ATGAGTACCGGCGCGACCGACAGCGGCCTGGAGCAGCGCGTGGTCGAGCTGGAAAACCGGCTCGCGTTCCAGGAGCACGCGCTGAGCGAGCTCAGCGACGCGCTCGCCGCGGCTCGCAGCGAAGAGGCGCGCAACGCGCTGCTCATGCACCGCGCACTGGAGGAACTGCGCCAGCTGCGCCTGGCCGTGTCCTCCGGCGGGCCGGGCCTGGGCGACGCCACCAGCGAACCGCCGCCGCCGCATTACTGA
- a CDS encoding acyl-CoA dehydrogenase family protein codes for MDFGFTEEQLMIQDVARRIAQEKIAPSAEHHDQTGEFPLENIRTLGENGLMGIEVPAEYGGAGMDPVSYVLAMVEIAAGDAAHSTIVSVNNSLFCNGILKFGTEEQKQLYVRAIAEGREIGAFALTEPQSGSDATAMRCKAVKQADGSFVINGKKSWITSGPVAKYIVLFAMTDPDKGARGITAFMIDTARPGFHRGKTEPKLGIRASATCEIEFADYVARPEDVLGEEGHGFKIAMGVLDAGRIGIASQAIGIARAAYEKTLEYVRERKAFGQPIGAFQMTQAKIADMKCKLDAALLLTLRAAWQKGQADKNGGRFSNEAAIAKLTASEAAMWIAHQAVQIHGGMGYSKEMPLERYFRDAKITEIYEGTSEIQRLVIARNETGLR; via the coding sequence GTGGATTTTGGCTTTACCGAAGAGCAGTTGATGATCCAGGACGTGGCGCGCCGTATCGCCCAGGAAAAGATTGCTCCCAGCGCCGAGCACCACGACCAGACCGGCGAGTTCCCGCTCGAGAACATCCGTACCCTGGGCGAGAACGGCCTGATGGGCATCGAGGTGCCGGCCGAATACGGCGGCGCCGGCATGGACCCGGTGTCCTACGTGCTGGCCATGGTCGAGATCGCCGCCGGCGACGCCGCCCATTCCACCATCGTCTCGGTCAACAACTCGCTGTTCTGCAACGGCATCCTCAAGTTCGGCACCGAGGAGCAGAAGCAGCTCTACGTGCGCGCCATCGCCGAGGGCCGTGAGATCGGCGCCTTCGCCCTGACCGAGCCGCAGTCGGGCTCCGACGCCACGGCCATGCGCTGCAAGGCGGTCAAGCAGGCCGACGGCAGCTTCGTCATCAACGGCAAGAAGAGCTGGATCACCTCCGGCCCGGTGGCCAAGTACATCGTGCTGTTCGCGATGACCGACCCGGACAAGGGCGCGCGCGGCATCACCGCCTTCATGATCGACACCGCCCGCCCGGGCTTCCACCGCGGCAAGACCGAGCCCAAGCTCGGCATCCGCGCCTCGGCCACCTGCGAGATCGAGTTCGCCGACTACGTCGCCCGCCCCGAGGACGTGCTGGGCGAGGAAGGCCACGGCTTCAAGATCGCCATGGGCGTGCTCGACGCCGGCCGCATCGGCATCGCCAGCCAGGCCATCGGCATCGCCCGCGCCGCCTACGAGAAGACCCTGGAATACGTGCGCGAGCGCAAGGCCTTCGGCCAGCCCATCGGCGCGTTCCAGATGACCCAGGCCAAGATCGCCGACATGAAGTGCAAGCTCGACGCGGCCCTGCTGCTGACCTTGCGCGCGGCCTGGCAGAAGGGTCAGGCCGACAAGAACGGCGGCCGTTTCAGCAACGAGGCCGCGATCGCCAAGCTCACCGCCTCGGAAGCGGCGATGTGGATCGCCCACCAGGCCGTGCAGATCCATGGCGGCATGGGCTATTCCAAGGAAATGCCGCTGGAGCGCTATTTCCGCGACGCCAAGATCACCGAAATCTACGAAGGCACCAGCGAGATCCAGCGCCTGGTGATCGCGCGCAACGAAACCGGCCTGCGCTGA
- a CDS encoding UDP-glucose dehydrogenase family protein, translating into MRVTIFGTGYVGLVTGTCLADVGHDVVCVDIDAAKVEGLARGVIPIYEPGLEPMVKANHAAGRLHFTTDAPAGIAHGDLIFIAVGTPPDEDGSADLQYVLAVARTIGRHIERPVIVVNKSTVPVGTADKVHAAIAAELAQRGVEVAFDVASNPEFLKEGDAVNDCMRPDRIVVGSSNPVAVEKLKRLYAPFNRNHERIVVMDVRSAELTKYAANAMLATKISFMNEIANIAEQVGADIEMVRQGIGSDPRIGWHFIYPGAGYGGSCFPKDVQALARTAQHSGYRARLLEAVESVNDSQKGHLFELIQRHYGDDVRGKTFAVWGLAFKPNTDDMREASSRRLLAQLWEAGAKVRAYDPEAAEEAHRIFGERDDLVLCDSARAALADADALVVVTEWKQFRSPDFARVRQALADGVIFDGRNLYHPDEVESAGLAYYGIGRGRSLRSDAP; encoded by the coding sequence ATGCGCGTCACCATCTTCGGCACCGGCTACGTCGGTCTGGTCACCGGCACCTGCCTGGCCGATGTCGGCCACGACGTGGTCTGCGTCGACATCGACGCGGCCAAGGTCGAGGGCCTGGCCCGCGGCGTGATTCCGATCTACGAGCCCGGCCTGGAACCGATGGTCAAGGCCAACCACGCCGCCGGCCGCCTGCATTTCACCACCGATGCGCCCGCGGGCATCGCCCATGGCGACCTGATCTTCATCGCCGTGGGCACGCCGCCGGACGAGGACGGCAGCGCCGACCTGCAGTACGTGCTGGCGGTGGCGCGCACCATCGGCCGCCACATCGAGCGGCCGGTGATCGTGGTCAACAAGTCCACCGTGCCGGTGGGCACCGCCGACAAGGTCCACGCCGCGATCGCCGCGGAACTGGCCCAGCGCGGCGTCGAGGTCGCGTTCGACGTGGCCTCCAATCCCGAATTCCTCAAGGAAGGCGATGCGGTCAACGACTGCATGCGTCCGGACCGCATCGTGGTCGGCTCGTCCAACCCGGTGGCGGTGGAAAAGCTCAAGCGTCTGTACGCGCCGTTCAACCGCAACCACGAGCGCATCGTGGTCATGGACGTGCGCTCGGCCGAGCTGACCAAGTACGCGGCCAACGCGATGCTGGCGACCAAGATTTCGTTCATGAACGAAATCGCCAACATCGCCGAGCAGGTCGGCGCCGACATCGAGATGGTGCGCCAGGGCATCGGTTCGGACCCGCGCATCGGCTGGCACTTCATCTATCCCGGCGCCGGCTACGGCGGCTCCTGCTTTCCCAAGGACGTGCAGGCGCTGGCGCGCACCGCGCAGCACAGCGGCTACCGCGCGCGCTTGCTGGAAGCGGTGGAGTCGGTCAACGACAGCCAGAAGGGCCATCTGTTCGAACTGATCCAGCGCCACTACGGCGACGACGTGCGCGGCAAGACCTTCGCGGTCTGGGGCCTGGCGTTCAAGCCCAACACCGACGACATGCGCGAGGCCTCGAGCCGGCGCCTGCTGGCGCAGCTGTGGGAGGCCGGTGCCAAGGTCCGCGCCTACGATCCGGAAGCGGCCGAAGAGGCGCACCGCATCTTCGGCGAGCGCGACGACCTGGTGCTGTGCGATTCCGCGCGCGCGGCCCTGGCCGACGCCGACGCCCTGGTCGTGGTCACCGAGTGGAAGCAGTTCCGCAGCCCGGATTTCGCCCGCGTGCGCCAGGCCTTGGCCGACGGGGTGATCTTCGACGGCCGCAACCTCTACCACCCCGACGAGGTCGAGTCGGCGGGGCTGGCGTATTACGGCATCGGCCGCGGCCGTTCGCTGCGCAGCGACGCGCCATGA
- a CDS encoding right-handed parallel beta-helix repeat-containing protein: MRFVPTLGLALSGLLCAHAALACDTVLAATDSVIDVPGKYCLNANRDHAVVIRSSNVELDCKTRTISRTDSYDGHIGIEVEEASNVVVRNCRIDGYPVGIQMQVQLDGQLINNTVINAGRPITVNGNRDPQNLGTRLTGNRIVGYLQNDHDMPAWTPAIEVANLPKVQLINNVVVGYRGTRGALLENSPEAQLTGNQFLDFLAEGDDVIYLRDSPRGRLVHNTVAMDYVRARAAIGSNTADHTCVENIVINAMGGGFEACSVARYNVVQPWLERP, from the coding sequence ATGCGCTTCGTTCCGACCCTGGGCCTGGCTCTGTCCGGCCTGCTCTGCGCCCACGCCGCCCTGGCCTGCGACACCGTGCTGGCCGCCACCGACTCCGTCATCGACGTGCCGGGCAAGTACTGCCTCAACGCCAACCGCGACCATGCGGTGGTGATCCGTTCGTCCAACGTCGAACTGGATTGCAAGACCCGGACCATCTCGCGCACCGATTCCTACGACGGCCATATCGGCATCGAGGTGGAAGAGGCCAGCAACGTCGTCGTGCGCAACTGCCGTATCGACGGCTACCCGGTGGGCATCCAGATGCAGGTTCAGCTCGATGGCCAGCTGATCAACAACACCGTGATCAACGCCGGCCGGCCGATCACCGTCAACGGCAACCGCGACCCGCAGAACCTGGGCACGCGCCTGACCGGCAATCGCATCGTTGGCTACCTACAGAACGACCACGACATGCCGGCCTGGACGCCGGCGATCGAGGTCGCGAACCTGCCCAAGGTGCAGCTGATCAACAACGTGGTGGTGGGCTACCGCGGCACCCGCGGCGCGCTGCTGGAGAACTCGCCCGAAGCCCAGCTCACCGGCAACCAGTTCCTGGATTTCCTGGCCGAGGGCGACGACGTGATCTACCTGCGCGACTCGCCGCGTGGCCGTCTGGTGCACAACACCGTGGCCATGGACTACGTGCGCGCGCGTGCGGCGATCGGCAGCAACACCGCGGACCACACCTGCGTGGAGAACATCGTCATCAACGCGATGGGCGGCGGTTTCGAGGCCTGCTCGGTGGCGCGCTACAACGTGGTCCAGCCGTGGCTGGAGCGGCCCTGA
- a CDS encoding acyltransferase family protein has product MRDETAGQAGYLPYVDGLRAVAVLAVVFYHLDAAWLPGGFTGVDIFFVISGFVVSASVARLPRVGFFESLLRFYARRLRRIAPALVVCLLLTGLAATLFIPEAWLSETSRNTGRWAFFGLSNFVLAATGNDYFSPKVEFNPYTHTWSLGVEEQFYLVFPLLFLAWSFGARKRWLSVALFAAGVLASLWYARMLDAAGNRTVEAFYLSTSRFWQLGAGVLLYQGLTLAGYTGATGNTDASAAKGWRSAGLALSVLAIAAGFAYARPGHSPWPDGLWPVVGSLGLLGLLYAGGAGGWLGRLLSTTPAVAVGKVSYSLYLWHWPVFVLFRWTVGLESAGTRALAFVLACALAAASYRWVERPLRHAGPLVRMRNWRFVTAAVLVVFASSAVYRHVARHHDDYSLSVVARDARDWYPYGDETDPARPGCKLASRTDNIEGGAAWVYERGGCGDAPADARRVFVAGDSHASGYSELLQRSTLLSGRSTTLYFAGGCPLVGLLNRREFDDPACRAYADAALADVARKARAGDVLFLPTLRLPRLSEQWELFDEAQAEQAMFGPQAQAARSQGEAAAVQRLLPLAQRGVRIVFEAPKPLFRAPPYRCSDWFNRGNPICARGLSVDRAFLQRYRAPAVAGLRRVAAQLPGASVWDPFPVLCPGATCAAVPGGKPLFFDGDHLSGHGNRLLEPSFDAHLQTLGTPATAAAAP; this is encoded by the coding sequence ATGCGCGACGAGACTGCAGGCCAGGCCGGCTACCTTCCTTACGTCGACGGCCTGCGCGCCGTGGCCGTGCTGGCGGTGGTGTTCTACCACCTCGACGCCGCCTGGCTGCCGGGCGGCTTCACCGGAGTCGACATCTTCTTCGTGATCTCCGGTTTCGTGGTCAGCGCCTCGGTGGCGCGGCTGCCGCGGGTCGGGTTTTTCGAATCGCTGCTGCGCTTCTACGCGCGCCGCCTGCGCCGGATCGCGCCGGCGCTGGTGGTCTGCCTGCTGCTGACCGGCTTGGCCGCGACTTTGTTCATCCCCGAAGCCTGGCTCAGCGAGACCAGCCGCAATACCGGGCGCTGGGCCTTCTTCGGCCTGAGCAACTTCGTCCTGGCCGCCACCGGCAACGACTATTTCTCGCCCAAGGTCGAATTCAATCCCTACACCCACACCTGGTCGCTGGGCGTGGAGGAGCAGTTCTATCTGGTGTTCCCGCTGCTGTTCCTGGCCTGGAGCTTTGGTGCGCGCAAGCGCTGGCTGTCGGTGGCATTGTTCGCCGCCGGCGTGCTGGCCTCGCTTTGGTACGCGCGCATGCTCGATGCGGCGGGCAACCGCACGGTCGAGGCCTTCTATCTGAGCACCAGCCGCTTCTGGCAGCTGGGCGCGGGCGTGCTGCTGTATCAGGGCCTGACCCTGGCTGGCTACACCGGTGCGACGGGCAACACAGACGCGTCCGCGGCCAAGGGGTGGCGCTCGGCCGGCCTGGCGCTGTCGGTGCTGGCCATCGCCGCCGGCTTCGCCTACGCGCGTCCAGGCCATTCGCCTTGGCCCGACGGCCTGTGGCCGGTGGTCGGCAGCCTGGGCCTGCTCGGTTTGCTGTATGCCGGCGGCGCAGGCGGCTGGCTGGGGCGTCTGCTCTCGACCACGCCCGCGGTGGCGGTGGGCAAGGTCTCGTATTCGCTGTACCTGTGGCATTGGCCGGTGTTCGTGCTGTTCCGCTGGACCGTGGGCCTGGAATCGGCGGGCACGCGCGCGCTGGCGTTCGTGCTGGCCTGCGCGCTGGCGGCGGCCTCGTACCGCTGGGTGGAGCGGCCGCTGCGCCATGCCGGTCCGCTGGTGCGCATGCGCAACTGGCGCTTCGTGACCGCCGCGGTGCTGGTGGTGTTCGCCTCCAGCGCGGTCTACCGCCACGTCGCCCGCCACCACGACGATTACTCGCTCAGCGTGGTCGCGCGCGACGCCCGCGACTGGTACCCCTACGGCGACGAGACCGATCCGGCGCGGCCGGGTTGCAAGCTGGCCTCGCGCACCGACAACATCGAAGGCGGGGCCGCCTGGGTCTACGAGCGCGGCGGCTGCGGCGATGCGCCGGCCGATGCGCGCCGGGTGTTCGTGGCCGGCGACTCGCACGCCAGCGGCTATTCGGAACTGCTGCAGCGCTCGACCCTGCTCAGCGGGCGCAGCACCACGCTGTACTTCGCCGGCGGCTGCCCGCTGGTGGGCCTGCTCAACCGGCGCGAGTTCGACGACCCGGCCTGCCGCGCCTACGCCGACGCGGCGCTGGCCGACGTGGCGCGCAAGGCCCGCGCGGGCGACGTGCTGTTCCTGCCCACGCTGCGTTTGCCGCGGCTGTCGGAGCAATGGGAATTGTTCGACGAAGCCCAGGCCGAGCAGGCCATGTTCGGGCCGCAAGCGCAGGCCGCGCGCAGCCAGGGCGAGGCCGCCGCGGTGCAGCGCCTGCTGCCGCTGGCGCAGCGCGGCGTACGCATCGTGTTCGAGGCGCCCAAGCCTTTGTTCCGCGCTCCGCCGTACCGCTGCTCGGACTGGTTCAACCGCGGCAATCCGATCTGCGCGCGCGGCCTGAGCGTGGACCGCGCTTTCCTGCAGCGTTACCGCGCGCCGGCCGTGGCCGGCTTGCGGCGCGTGGCCGCGCAACTGCCCGGCGCCAGCGTCTGGGACCCGTTCCCGGTGCTTTGCCCGGGCGCGACCTGCGCCGCGGTGCCCGGCGGCAAACCGCTGTTCTTCGACGGCGACCACCTCAGCGGTCATGGCAACCGTTTGCTGGAGCCCAGCTTCGACGCGCACCTGCAGACGCTGGGCACGCCGGCGACGGCCGCCGCTGCGCCCTGA
- a CDS encoding DUF2058 domain-containing protein, with protein sequence MSDSLRDQLLGLGFKPAPKPERPERNEARGGGRRDGKPGPGGKPAHGARPAQGKPAGGKPGAPRQDERRGARPGQGRPGGKPGAGQPRTREDIDLAKAYAIRAQREKDERIAAEQAKQEEARQRREARAKLAELVKGQGLNQADAEIARHFPYGGKIKRVYVTPDQLKALNAGELGVLQMDGRYVLVTAALLAEAEALFAPAVALKVDPNAPVEDDPYADPQYQVPDDLVW encoded by the coding sequence ATGAGCGACAGCCTCCGCGACCAGTTGTTGGGACTGGGCTTCAAGCCCGCGCCCAAGCCCGAACGCCCCGAGCGCAACGAAGCGCGCGGCGGCGGCCGCCGCGACGGCAAGCCCGGCCCGGGCGGCAAGCCCGCGCACGGCGCCCGCCCCGCGCAGGGCAAGCCCGCCGGCGGCAAGCCCGGCGCGCCGCGCCAGGACGAGCGCCGCGGCGCCCGCCCGGGGCAGGGCCGGCCCGGCGGCAAGCCCGGTGCCGGGCAGCCGCGCACGCGCGAGGACATCGACCTGGCCAAGGCCTACGCCATCCGCGCCCAGCGCGAGAAGGACGAGCGCATCGCCGCCGAGCAGGCCAAGCAGGAAGAAGCGCGCCAGCGCCGCGAGGCGCGCGCCAAGCTCGCCGAACTGGTCAAGGGCCAGGGCCTGAATCAGGCCGACGCCGAGATCGCGCGCCACTTCCCCTACGGCGGCAAGATCAAGCGCGTCTACGTGACCCCGGACCAACTCAAGGCGCTCAATGCCGGCGAACTGGGCGTGCTGCAGATGGACGGCCGCTACGTGCTGGTGACCGCGGCGCTGTTGGCCGAAGCCGAGGCGCTGTTCGCACCGGCGGTGGCGCTGAAGGTCGACCCCAATGCGCCGGTCGAGGACGACCCCTACGCCGATCCGCAGTACCAGGTGCCGGACGACCTGGTCTGGTGA